GTTGAATTCAGATAAAATGTAGCCTTCCCATTGGCCGTATGTTGGAGAACCCTTACGGATATCGACTAAGACATCTTCAACCACACCAGTCACAACGCGAACCAGCTTGGTTTGGGCATCTTTACCATATTGGTAGTGCAAACCACGCAATACGCCAGCTTCAGCGGACAAGGATTGGTTATCTTGGTTGAAGTCGTTGGTAATGCCAGCTTCGATGAACTTTTCGCGCGTGTAGGTTTCCGTGAAGAAGCCACGGTTGTCGCCGAACACATCGGTTTCAACTAATTTAACGTCTTTTAACTTGGTGGGAATGATCTTTAATGCCATGCTATTTGCCTCCATATTGAGCTGATTTGTTGCAGTGATTTATTTGGTTTCGTTTTGGACAAGTTGTAATAAGTATTGGCCGTATTCCGTCTTCTTCAACGGTTGGGCCAGCTTTTCAACTTGTTTGATGTCGATGTAGCCCATGCGGTAGGCAATTTCTTCCAGATTTGAGATCTGTAAGTTCTGCCGGTGTTGAATCGACGCGATAAATGCAGACGCGGTTTGTAAGGATTCATGCGTCCCAGTATCAAGCCAAGCAAACCCGCGACCCATTAATTCAACATCAAGTTGGCCGCGACGCAAATATTCTTGGTTGATATCGGTGATTTCCAGCTCCCCACGCGCAGAAGGTTTGATGTTCTTGGCAATTTCAACGACATCGTTATCGTAGAAATACAACCCAGTCACGGCGTAGTTAGACGCAGGGTGTTCAGGTTTTTCGATAATGGACTTGGCGTGCATGTTCTCATCAAAGTCCACAACACCGAAGCGTTCTGGATCGTTGACGTGATAACCGAATACCGTCGCACCAACCGGCTTAGAAGCAGCCCGTTGCAACATCTTGGACAACCCGCCGCCATAAAAGACGTTATCACCTAAGATCAAGCAAACCGAATCATCCCCGATAAAGTCGGCGGCCAAGATGAAAGCCTCAGCCAAGCCATTGGGATGTTCTTGAACCTTATATGCTAAATTCAAGCCAAGGTCATGCCCATCGCCAAACAGTTCTTCAAACCGTGGCAAGTCTTTGGTTGTTGAGATCAACATGATGTCTTTGATCCCTGCCAACATTAAAGTTGACATTGGGTAGTAAATCATCGGCTTGTCGTAAATCGGGATCAGTTGCTTTGAAATCGCCCGAGTGATTGGATACAATCGGGTCCCGGACCCACCTGCTAGGATAATACCTTTCATAATTCAATCCTCAATTCTTTCGAATGCGTTCGATAAAAGCATTTAAAACTTTTTGTAATATGCTGACCATGTATTTCCCAGATATGAATGCTAGAACGAGTATCATTATCAATTGCACAAAGAAGGTCCCTCGCCGAATTGCGACAAACGACTGCACGACTAAGATTAAGCAACTTAGGTAGTGTCTCGTCCAATCAACTTTCATATGGATTATTTCGTTGAGTTGGATTGAGCGAAAAATCCACGTAACCAAATATCCAACCAATGTGGCGAAAGCCGCACCCATAGCACCAAAATAATATACAAAAATAACTGTACACCCAATGTTTACAACTGCACCAACAGTCGTGCTCCTAGAAACGGCCTTTGTTTTCTTGACCGCTGCAAACAAGCATCCCTGAAAGACGGCAATTCCATTAAAAACCGTTCCAACCAAGATGAACGGAACATATTTCCATGCCAGGAAAAAATCTTTAGAATAAAGCATCTTTGCCAATGGAATGTTGAGCAACATAATGAGTGAACATGCCAGAATTGACACCACACTATACATTGTATAGGTTTTTCCAATAAACCCATCATGATCATCAGCATCAAATTCAGTCACCGCAGCGATGGACCATGCATTATAGAAAACAGTCTGTACAGTTGAGAGAATTGTTGGAATTTTATATGAAACAGAATACAAGCCATTTGCGGATACTCCCCGAATAAAAGTGAGAATATAGCGATCACTTGCGCTGTTTATCCACCAGGCAACCGAATTAATAATTAAGGGTACGCTATATTCAGACATTGGCTTGAAATGTGATTTGAACTTGAACAAATGGATATCTTGAATTAACCGACCAAATATGAGTTGATAAACAATTGCAACTCCAATTCCGACCACATTAGCAATCAAGTATCCATTCAAACCTTGTTTCAAAAACAAAAGAAGATATATGTTCAGGACACAGGTAAGTATTGTATTTAAGAGGCCACTTATCACAAGAACTGAGATTCGGTCAGTGCCTTTTAAATACAAAGTAAACGTGTTGTTCAATGAACCTAAGACAAAACTGAGAACCAGAAAAAGTAACAACGGGACTGATAATCGAAGGACACCGATACATTTTAACAGTATCACGATCACACTAAGCGCAGCACTACCAATCCCCATAATACGCACTCCAGTACTAATGACATCATCATTTTTATACTTGGAATCAAGTGCAAATCTCATCACTGCATCTTGCACATCAATGGTAAAAATAGGAATCAATAATGTAGCTGTTGCAGTAATCAAATCAACAGTACCAAACTCTGATGTAGTTAATACTGCGGTATACAAGGGAACTAATAAAAATGAGATAATTTTTGAGCCAAAACTGCTAATCGTGAAAAGTAACATATTTTTGGATAAATCTGCTACTTTTTGTTTGCCAGCATTTTTCATTGTGCAACTCCTAAATACATTGTGCTTCATACATTCCGGCAAATTAGCATATATTTGAGAAAATCATTGATGTAACACCTTTTTAATCTTCTGAATATTAGAACTGCCAAGAATCGACTTAACTTTTTCTTTTGCATAGAGTTTTTTAGATACTTTCAGGTGATATAAAATATCCAACGCTTCTGTTTCAAGAACAGTATCGGTAAATACTTCAAAGATTAGTGATTTATTTAAATGATCAGGATTTGTGAAATAGTCTACGTTTTTCAGATACTCCTCCTTACTCGACGCAGAAATATATTGGAATCCAAGATCTTCAGCATAATGCTTAACAAGCAAATGAGATTTATTCCCGTAATGTCCCTGGGCTGCAATATATCCATTTGCTAGCCCATCTAATTTATATGCACGATTATCTGGATTCTTAAATTCTGTCCCAATACCGTTATTAATTAGTAGAATACGAACATTACTGCCAACGTGCCGATTTCCCAAGACATTCATGTCATAGAAAAATGCAAGATCGCCAAAAACGCCAAAATGCAATTTATCATTCGATAAAGACGCCCCAACAAGAGAAGACACTCCACCATCAATCCCAAAGCCTCCAGTATTAGAATAGGCAAAGACACCGTCAGGAACATTATAAAAACTCCAGTTTCGTAATGAATTATAAATTCCAAGATGAAGGATGGAGTCTTCTGGCAATTTTGAAATCGTCTCGTGCGCTAGCCAAGCATTGGAAAAAGGTAATTCCGGAAAAGATTCTGTCAGGCTATGGGTCGCCTTCCGCCAACTTTCTAAGGTTGGTATGGCAACATGACCAGTTTTGAGATTATTGATGCTCTCAAAGAAATGAGTCTCTGACATTTCGAAAACATATGAGAGTGTATGAAATGTATCACGAACCTCACCATCAGGATTAACTCTCCAGACCTCACTTGCATCAATCTGAACAGGGGCTCCCGTCACATTGCCAAGGTGAATTAAAATATCAACGTGACTGACAGAATCTGAATAATTCTTTTGAGATAGCAACAGTGAAGGATTTACGGCATACTTACCCTTATAATTAGCAATTGGGTCACAAAGCACCACTGCTCCATATTGGCGACAAAATTCGTCAACCTGTGTCGTCAAATTCGTTGTCCACTTGCTATGAGCCCCAACAAAAATGGCCACTTTTGAAGTCTGAGGAATATCTGGGAAAATTTCGTCGTGAGTAATTCTCTTAATCACACGCTCCCGAGGCAATTTTTCAACATCAAATTCGCGACTATAAGAGGTCGTTAGATTCATATGAACAGGTCCATTGCCATCTCGTCGAAGCGCTAGTAGTGCAGTGTTAATACTAACATTGCATGCCCACTCATCCTCTTCTGTATGTATTACAGGAATATGAACGCTAAGTTCAACTGCATCAGCTGGTTGTTGGGTACGATCAATAGCCTGCTGAATATTTTGTCCGATTCTGCCAAGATGTTGTGTTGAAGTCACAGCCAATATTGGAAGCTTTCTGTAATATGCTTCTGTAAGAGCGGGAAGATAATTTCTTGAAGCTGTAGCCTGAGTGCAGCTCAGAACAACTGGTTCTGATGATTCTTCTGCAAGCCCACAAGCAATATATCCAGCCGAACGCTCATCCGCAGCTGAGTATACTTCGAACCAAGGATCAAGCTGAACTCCTTCAACGAACGCAACATTTGTAGTGCCCGGACTGGCGATAATTTTCTTAATATTGTGAGCTTTTAACAGACTTATAAGCATCAAAGTATTCTTCTCATTTGTGTATTTAGGCATATTCACTACTCCTTGAAAAAGCTACTGATAACGAATCTTCCAGAAACATCAACGATTCGGATCGTAAACTATTTAATTTTTGATTGACTGCGACGTAATCGATACTAGTTAGCATCATCTCGATAGAATGTTGATTAAAGTTATTATTCCAGAGGCGTTCTTGAAGATTTAACAGATTTAAAAAATTATCAATTCGACTATTTTGACTATTCTCATCGGTATCCTTAAACCTTCTAAATGCACAGAAATCTTTATTAAAGTTTATTGAAAACGCTATTCCGTGGAAAGAATCCGTGCAAACAAAAGAAGCATCCCGAATTAGCTTCACGAACTCAGCTGGACCAACCCCACCTTTGATTGCACCATTCTTCTTGATGTCGTTCTTATACACCGGTATTATCTTGACTCTTAATCCAAGTTGACGAGCTAGTCGGTCACTTGTACGCCAATAATTCATATTTGATCCGAGGAAATAAATCAGAAGATACGGCTCTTCAGCTGATTCACCCAAAGCCAATGTTTCAGTCCAATCTTTACGTCCAAGCAACAGTGTTGGATCTAAAACTGTTTCGACATCTTTGCCAGTTAACTGTGATAATAACTTGGCGGCAACCGCTTCTCTTACCGACAAATGATCGAATCTTGAGACGAGTGTTTTCATCTCTTTCTCTATCGATTCCTCGGAAATATGGGTAACACCCAGACTTGGTGCATACGCAATCATTGCATGAGGATTTGATACAAAATCTAAGAAGTAATGACTATCAAAATTCATAGGCGACCATATTTGATCACTACCACAGATGAACAAATCAAAAGTTTTATTCAATTGTTTTAGTGTCTCAGTGTCTTCACAAAGATCTGTTAACGGAAGCCGTGTATTTTTAAAATTATCAAACAACTTTCCATTAAATTGCTCTACTCGATTGGATCCACTCCAATTTTTCATTTTGCTGAAAATACGTTTCATAAATTTTGACACAATATTTTGGTGTTTTTCACCTGCGTTTGTAGCGGGATAATACTGGACTAATTCAGTGTGAAATCCCATGTTTGTCAATAGCTGGGTTGTCGCCTTCGCCTGTAGGACGGTGCCGTAGTTGTAATAACTAAACCAGGTCATAACTGCTATTGACTTTTGGTAATTGCCAGTATTGCTTTGAATCGCTTCCTTATTGATTTTTATTTCCTCCTTTGAAGAGCCTCATGATCACACCGCTTAAGCCATATCGTTGACACGCATTCCAAACCCGCTCTGGAAACTGCAGAAATGAAACAACAATGTGCGCCACCCTTTCACCAAGATGTCTAGTAAAAAATTGTTCAAGTTTAACCCATTTCTGAAAATCTTCACTGAGCCACGACATCGCATAGTGATGAATTCCACGTGTATCCTCGGTAATCTCCTGAAGGCCGGTCTTAAAATTAATCGGAGAGAAAAATGCGTG
This genomic window from Lacticaseibacillus paracasei subsp. paracasei contains:
- the rfbC gene encoding dTDP-4-dehydrorhamnose 3,5-epimerase, whose product is MALKIIPTKLKDVKLVETDVFGDNRGFFTETYTREKFIEAGITNDFNQDNQSLSAEAGVLRGLHYQYGKDAQTKLVRVVTGVVEDVLVDIRKGSPTYGQWEGYILSEFNHRQLLVPKGFAHGFITLTNNVNFCYKVEGYYAPDADRGIAFDDPDLGIDWPMSTDHLIMSEKDLHHPQLKDADNNFVYGEI
- the rfbA gene encoding glucose-1-phosphate thymidylyltransferase RfbA, with protein sequence MKGIILAGGSGTRLYPITRAISKQLIPIYDKPMIYYPMSTLMLAGIKDIMLISTTKDLPRFEELFGDGHDLGLNLAYKVQEHPNGLAEAFILAADFIGDDSVCLILGDNVFYGGGLSKMLQRAASKPVGATVFGYHVNDPERFGVVDFDENMHAKSIIEKPEHPASNYAVTGLYFYDNDVVEIAKNIKPSARGELEITDINQEYLRRGQLDVELMGRGFAWLDTGTHESLQTASAFIASIQHRQNLQISNLEEIAYRMGYIDIKQVEKLAQPLKKTEYGQYLLQLVQNETK
- a CDS encoding lipopolysaccharide biosynthesis protein; the protein is MKNAGKQKVADLSKNMLLFTISSFGSKIISFLLVPLYTAVLTTSEFGTVDLITATATLLIPIFTIDVQDAVMRFALDSKYKNDDVISTGVRIMGIGSAALSVIVILLKCIGVLRLSVPLLLFLVLSFVLGSLNNTFTLYLKGTDRISVLVISGLLNTILTCVLNIYLLLFLKQGLNGYLIANVVGIGVAIVYQLIFGRLIQDIHLFKFKSHFKPMSEYSVPLIINSVAWWINSASDRYILTFIRGVSANGLYSVSYKIPTILSTVQTVFYNAWSIAAVTEFDADDHDGFIGKTYTMYSVVSILACSLIMLLNIPLAKMLYSKDFFLAWKYVPFILVGTVFNGIAVFQGCLFAAVKKTKAVSRSTTVGAVVNIGCTVIFVYYFGAMGAAFATLVGYLVTWIFRSIQLNEIIHMKVDWTRHYLSCLILVVQSFVAIRRGTFFVQLIMILVLAFISGKYMVSILQKVLNAFIERIRKN
- a CDS encoding thiamine pyrophosphate-binding protein → MPKYTNEKNTLMLISLLKAHNIKKIIASPGTTNVAFVEGVQLDPWFEVYSAADERSAGYIACGLAEESSEPVVLSCTQATASRNYLPALTEAYYRKLPILAVTSTQHLGRIGQNIQQAIDRTQQPADAVELSVHIPVIHTEEDEWACNVSINTALLALRRDGNGPVHMNLTTSYSREFDVEKLPRERVIKRITHDEIFPDIPQTSKVAIFVGAHSKWTTNLTTQVDEFCRQYGAVVLCDPIANYKGKYAVNPSLLLSQKNYSDSVSHVDILIHLGNVTGAPVQIDASEVWRVNPDGEVRDTFHTLSYVFEMSETHFFESINNLKTGHVAIPTLESWRKATHSLTESFPELPFSNAWLAHETISKLPEDSILHLGIYNSLRNWSFYNVPDGVFAYSNTGGFGIDGGVSSLVGASLSNDKLHFGVFGDLAFFYDMNVLGNRHVGSNVRILLINNGIGTEFKNPDNRAYKLDGLANGYIAAQGHYGNKSHLLVKHYAEDLGFQYISASSKEEYLKNVDYFTNPDHLNKSLIFEVFTDTVLETEALDILYHLKVSKKLYAKEKVKSILGSSNIQKIKKVLHQ
- a CDS encoding polysaccharide pyruvyl transferase family protein → MTWFSYYNYGTVLQAKATTQLLTNMGFHTELVQYYPATNAGEKHQNIVSKFMKRIFSKMKNWSGSNRVEQFNGKLFDNFKNTRLPLTDLCEDTETLKQLNKTFDLFICGSDQIWSPMNFDSHYFLDFVSNPHAMIAYAPSLGVTHISEESIEKEMKTLVSRFDHLSVREAVAAKLLSQLTGKDVETVLDPTLLLGRKDWTETLALGESAEEPYLLIYFLGSNMNYWRTSDRLARQLGLRVKIIPVYKNDIKKNGAIKGGVGPAEFVKLIRDASFVCTDSFHGIAFSINFNKDFCAFRRFKDTDENSQNSRIDNFLNLLNLQERLWNNNFNQHSIEMMLTSIDYVAVNQKLNSLRSESLMFLEDSLSVAFSRSSEYA